The Phaeobacter sp. A36a-5a genomic interval GAGCGGTTCCGCCTCGCTATCGGTGAGCCGGATCCTTGGCAGCGAACGCTTCTGTCCACCGATCCGCGTTTAAACGAGGCGGATCGCATGGTCCTCGCTTTGTGCGGGCGGCAGTCAGGCAAATCGACCTCTGCGGGCGGTCTTGGGTATGACGATTTCTCAGTCGGCAAGACAGTGATCCTGACGGCCCCCAGCTTGCGGCAATCGACAGAATTGTTCCGCCGGATTCTGGAATTCAAGAACACCGATCCGTTCTGCCCGCCCATCGTGCGCCAGACGCAAACGGAACTTGAGGCACACCCATCGCACGGCGGTCGCATCATCGTTGTGCCTGCAACCGATCAGGCACGCGGGATGACGGCGGACACGATCATTGCTGACGAGGCGTGCTTCCTCGACGACGATGCTCTGACGGCCTTCTTTCCCATGCGCAAAGAGACCGGGCGCATTTTCCTTCTGTCCACTCCGAACCTGCGCACCGGCTATTTCTACGAGACATGGACAGGCGACAAACAGGTGCGCCGCATCATGGCGCGCTCCATCGACATTCCCCGACGCGCGGCCCAAGTCGCTTTCGACAGAGCAACCATGTCCGACACCACGTTCCGGCGCGAACACCTGTGCGAGTTTGTCGGTTCTGGAACGCCCCTCCTGTCTTGGGACACGCTCGAAAACTCAAGCAACCCGAACGTCAACGCATTGGAGCTGTCATGACCCCCGACAACCCGCCTAAGTATGAATTCCTGAAAGACGGGCGTGTTGTCCTGCCATCGAACGCAGACCCTGCGGCCCATGGCACGGTCGTTCACGGTTGGCTGAAACATCACGTTGGCATGGATTTGGGGCGCAACGATCCGTCGGCAATCGTGGTAATCCGCGACGAGTGCTATCCGCAATTCACAGGTCGAGGGTTCGAGCAAAAACTTGGCCCGCGCAAATGCACCGTCGTCTTTCAAGAGACGATCCAGCTTTACTCCTACACCGACCTTGCCGATTTCCTCGCGCGGCGTCTGAACCAAATTCCGCATTGGTCCCTTGCCATCGATGCGTCGGGCTTGGGCACGCCTTTCTCCTCGACCTTGGACAATGCAGGGATCGAGCATCATGCCGTTGTCATGACCGCAGGCGCGAACCTGACCCGCAAAGGCAATCAGGTTTCTTGCGCCAAAACGCTTCTCTTGGAGAACATGGCCGTCGGCCTTGAAACAGGGGCACTGACCGTCGCCCACGACCTTGAAGGCAAGCAAGACTTGCTGAATGAGATCGCCAGCTTTGAACTCGCCAGCACGTCGTCGGGCAATCTCGTGTTGCAGGGTGGTGGAAAAGGCCACCACGCCGACCGGGCCATCGCAACAGCCCTCGCATACCTGTCTGCAACTCATCTCGAAACGACCCTCAGCGGCTCTTATCGGTTGCACGGCTGGGCCTAAATCCTTGCTGTCGCTTAGGTTGTGTGCGACGCTGTTCGCATGGAACCAGACAGCAAACGCTTTAACAAATGGGGCCTGACAGGCGACCCTGAGGAAGACAGGCGACGCAAAATCGCAATGCTCAATCGCGTCAACAAACTGCGCGAGGCGTTCGAGGCCAGTCACCATGTCCAGATTGATCTACTCGGGGACTTGGGCGGCGGCGTTAAGCCTGACAAAACGAAATCCAAGCGAACGTCGCAGTGGAAGAAAGATCGAGAAACGATCATGAAAGCCCTTGCGCTCGACCTTCACGAATACATCCCAGAGGAACTGGCGCAGTACTACGGCTACACCTCTAGGCCTGAACCGGACAATCACCCCACGCCGCCCGAAGACATCTCGAAGCCGCCGTTCTGACGCGTCTCTCGTCAAGCTCTTGCAAGCCGCGCCCGTCATTGCCTGTTGAACTGAATGAGCGCGCAAGGAAAGCGCAGGCGCTCGTGGACATCCCTTTGTTTCGGGCATCGAGATACCCTCCAGCCTGCAAACCGCTTTAGACGCGCGCTGCTGGGCATGATGTTTGCGAAACGTTTTGTTGTTGACCCTAAAGGTTGGACACAAGATGCTTTGGAATAGCACCGCAAAGCGGCGAGCAGTTAGTTGAGGATTTGAAGTGAACGAAAATGTAGATCAAATTAGCGCTTTTCCAACTAAGAGTTTCTTTGTGGACATGTTGGTTCGGGACATTCCATTGGAGCAAGCTGTGCTTGACTTGGTGGATAACTGCATTGACGGGGCAAAGCGCCTAAGAGGCGAGGATAGCAACGATCTGAGTGGCCTAAGGGTGGAGATTCAGTTTTCCAAAGAGAAATTCTCAATAAAAGACAACTGTGGTGGTTTTGACAGGCAAACGGCGCAAATGTATGCGTTTCGCTTTGGTCGGCCAAAGGGTTTCAATTCAACGAAGCACTCTATTGGTCAATTCGGTGTTGGAATGAAACGAGCGCTCTTCAAGTTTGGCCATGAGTTCTTGGTTCAATCTCGAACACCGGAAGAAAGTTGGGCAGTCAGAGTCGATGTGCCAGAGTGGGAAGCGGAAGAGAACGATTGGGTTTTCCCGTGGTCCGAATATGAGGGCGGACATGAGATTTCTGATTCTCCAGGCACCTATATAGAAGTTACCAAACTTAGAAAGGGCACGGCGACCAGCTTTGGGACAAAGGTTTTTGAAAACAAAATTATCTCGTCGATTAAATCTAAGCACCGGCAGTTCATTTCGTTTGGAATGGAAATTTTCGTAAATGGTAACAGGGTGGACGCCGCCGACCTTAGGTTCTTTTCCACGGCAACCCTCAAGCCAGTTGTAGAGAACTTTGTATTTGATGAAGACGGTCTAGAGCCAGTGCGCATCCGCATTGTTGTTGGTATTTCCGATTCAATCCCGAAGAGCGCAGGTTGGTATGTAGTGTGCAACGGTCGCGTAATCTTGGACGCTGATAGAAGAGAAGAAACAGGGTGGGGCGTGATTGAAGACAACGCTGATCGCCCTTCGCTTCCCAGTTTCCACAACCAATATTCCCGATTTCGTGGCATAGTGTACTTCGACAGTGATGACTCCTCTAGGGTTCCGTGGAACACAATGAAAACGGACATCGATGAGGACAGCCTCGTTTGGCAGCGCGCCTACGAGAGGATGATAGTCTTGGCTAGGCATGTCCTCGACTTCATCAACAAGCTTGATTCCGAAATTGAGGACTATGGACGAGACAAGAGCCCTCTTATGCGCCTCATCCGAAACGCGCCAAAGTCTTCGGTTGACGTGCTGAAAACGGATCAAGCATTCAAAGCGCCTGATAAATCATCTGTTGAGCAAGCTCCGCCTACGATCAAAATCCAATACTCCCGGCCGATTGAGGAAATTGAATTTTTAAAAAGTGCCTTGGGTGTCGACTCAGCTCGTGCCGTTGGTGAGCGGACATTCGAGATTGTCCTTGAGCGGAACAGGGGCTGAGATGTCTAGCTTTAGGAAAGTAAACTACTCGCTGCGACCAGCGAAACATGCGCAGCGTAGAATGGTGTCGGAACTGCTTGGTTGCTTGTATCCGTTTAAGGCGGTGCGAGACTACCAGTACATTGGATTTGGCTCATTGTGGTTTGAGGATTTTCGCCTCTTTCATAAACTTCTTGGCTTCAAGAAGATGGTGTCGATTGAAAGATCGGAAGCAAAAGACCGGTTTCTGCACAACAAACCTTTCAAGGCGATCAATCTACTCTTTGGTGACAGCGGAGCCAAGCTGCCGGAGATCGACTGGGCTAAAGAATCGATAGTTTGGTTGGATTTTGATTCTCCTCTTTCGCTGGAGACGTTGCGCGATGTTCAGTTGATCTCAGCAAGTTGCAAGTCGGGATCGTGCTTGGCGATCACTCTCAAGGTGGACGAAGCGGCGGAAATTCTTGAAGCAGCCAAGGCACAAGAGGAAATCGAGCATGCAATTGCTCAATTTACGTCCCGTTTCAAGGACTACTACGGTGGAAAGGTGTTCTCGGATGACTTGAGAGGCAATCCGTTCCGGCAGGTCTGTGAAGAAATCGTCGATGCTGCTGTTGAACAGAAAATTGCCCTTAGAAACACAGAAAAAGAAGGGGATGACGTTTTCGAGTTTAGAAGGATCTGCAGGTTTAGTTACTCGGATGCAACGCCGATGCTAACCGTGCTGTACGTTTTCTATACTCGAGGTGACCAAGGCAAGTTCGACGAGTGCAGCTTTGATACAGTCGACTTCTTGCCAAACATGGATCATGAAGTGAAAATTCAGATGCCAGTCATGACTTTGAAGGAAATTCGTGAAATCGAAGAGCAGCTCCCGACTGATAATATTGATGCACTTGATGCGGGTTATGTTCCTACTTCGGATGTGAAGAAATTCGTCTCCATCTATCGATACTTACCGAATTTTTCAGTATTGGAAACTTGAGCGCACACCGCTGCCTCGTGGTTGGGAAGCTGAATTGGGAGTGAAAATCGGTGGCGTCACTAAAGACTGAAGTTGTAGAGTTTCTCTTCAATAAATACTGGGATGAAAATAGCGGCACGCTTCGCAAGACGCTGATGAGCTTAGATGAAGTGGCGGAAGCAATTCGACAGACAAATGTTGGGCGCCCGAAGAAGTTGAAGGCGAACAACCCTGCGAACTTTATGAAGGATCTCCTTCGAGGGGCCAATGCGTCAAAGAACTGGCCCACGTCAGTGGCTGCTCGTCGCTTCATGGGCGTTCAACGAACCGGTGACGGGGAATGCTTTGAATTTGTGCCGTATGAGCCCGGGCAGCGAGAACCATTTCCGGACAAATTCCCTGTACGTAGTGGGGCGAAACATTTTGCGGTGCAGTCTCTTAGTCTACCGTTGGCAACCAAAACGTTAGGGCGTTCCGATGAGACTTGGCTAATTCAAACTGCCGTCAATCTCAGAGTTGTTGAGACACACTTTTCTGTTTCGCCGGCATTTCCGCTTTTGGAAGTCAGTCATCTGCAAATGGGAATTAAGCTTCGATCAACTGAAATCGATGCTCTTTTTCTTGGGAAAGTTGGAGACTGGAAAAACCCGACCTCAGTATTGATCACTTGCGAAGCAAAACAAGCTAAGGACCGCTTTATCGAAAGCCAGGTTATTAACCAAGTGCAAGCTGCGTTCGCGACTGCGGACGTCGATACAGTCGTTCCTATAGGTCTCCGTGCTGTCAAAGGTGTCGGTTTCTACTTGTTAGAATTCGAGGCCGTTAGGCGTCCACAAGCAGAGCACCTCAAGGAACTACGAGTTGCAAGTGACGCCATCTACGAACTCTGTCCCGCGGTGAACGGCATTTAGTTCTTCTATCTCGGCTTGCTTGCGCTTCTTGGCACCGCTTTTCTTGTCGCGCCTTCCAATGGGATTTGTGACATTGAAGTGCGCCGCAGCCTCGGTGTTGCCCATCGTCAATAGGCACTCGTCGCCGAGTTCAAGCGCCTCCGTGGGGCGGGTCCGTCTGACACCAAGAGCCTTGATCACTGACGTTGCTACGGCGCGTGCGAGGGGCGGCGGGACGGCATTGCCGATCTGCCGCGCCCCGTGCCACTTGGTGGCGTTGAAGCGGAACCAATCTGGGAAGCCATGAAGGCGTGCCATCTCGCGCACGGTGATACAGCGCGCATAGGCGTAGTGTATCGGGCGCGGGCTGGTGAATGCCCCTCGGGCGGAGTCCGTGCCTGCGCGAAGCGTGTTCGACACCCCATCCGCAGGCAACTTGAAAAAGCGGGAGATCGGTTCCACTCGCCCTTGATCGGTTTCGCGGAAGCGCCGCCGGGAAATGTCGGTGTGCTCTGTGCGGGCGCTCGAAGTCAGGATGCCGTTGTCCCAGATGCGAGGATGTCCATAGCCCCACGCGTCGTTTCCGACACCGCGCAAGGGTTCCGCATATTTGCTCGGTTCACCGAAAGCGGCGGTTTCGACGCAGTCGGACGAACGAAGTTCCTCGAACCCCTCGGCATCGGGCAGGTCGCCTAGCGCATCCTCGCAGGTTGGGCGCTTCGATACGACGGTCGGATAGACGGGAACGGTCGCGTCCTTCTTGGCCCCCATCAGGATCAGACGCTGACGGTCCTGCGGCACGCCATAGTCGGCGGCGTTCAGCACCCGCCAGTCCTTCTGCACATCGTAACCCAACGCTTCGAATTCTTCGATCAACTCGAACAGGAATTTCCGATGCTTGCCGACCGTCAGACCCTTGACGTTCTCGAACACGAAGTAGGTCGCGTCTAGGTCCCTAACGAGCCGAACGAAGTCCTTCACAAGCGAGTTGCGAGGATCGTCGAGGGCGCGTTGACCGATCAGCGAGAATCCTTGGCAGGGCGCACCTCCGAACACTACGTCGACCTTGCGGTCGCCGATGCCTGCGGCCTCGCGCACGTCGGCGGCGGTCACGTCGGTGACGGAACGAGGGATAACGGCACACTGCGGAAAGTTGAACTTGTGGACGGCTGCATGAACAGGATCGAGTTCGACCGCCGCGACCACGTCGAACCCGGCTTGTTCAAAGCCGAGACTCATACCGCCTGCGCCTGAAAACAGATCGACTCCAATCGGTCGTGCCATGCCTTGCTCCCTGCCGTTTTTGCGCAACATATCGACGTCTTGGCGATTTGACCAGCAAATCCTAGTGCCGAAGAAAGGCGTCGACGCGCCGGATCGCTGTGTCTGGATCACATATTTTGCGTTCTCATTCGATCATCAAAGCCCGGCCAATGTCGCTCAGCTAAGTAAATACTTTCTTACTATGTTCTTGCTTTGTATCGGTTCTTGTTTCCGTCTTTGGGTCCAAAAAGCACTACTTAGATGCCGGTCACTGAACAAGAAAAGTCCTTTCAATCAGCCGATCCTAATGTGAAACCGCACTCACTCAACTATCAGGGTCGCAGTTATTAATCGAGGCGTGCCCGCACTGCCTAGAAGTTTTCGGGCGGATAGGCCCACTGAATTTGAAACGTTGGTGATACCCACGGGCCAATGCCGCGCCCTTCTCCTTTTCGCACGCCATGAGAATAGCAGGTGTGTCTCACCTTCTTTGACAGCTTGTGCCGCTTTCGGACACGTTCCCACGCGTCTGGGGGCAACTCGGACTTGAAGAAGTGAAAACGGCCTTCTAGTTGCACCGGGCCAACTTCCTCTGAACCATAGAGGTAGACGCGCCCGTCCTCTTCGGTAACGTTGCCCGACATGACGGTTCGAAAATTAGGTTTTTTGTAACGGCGTCCCATGATTGCCTTTGGTCCAGCAAAGCAAGCGATGTTTCTGAAAACTTGTTACATCCTTGTAACGCCAAATGCCTTCGAAGACTAATGCTTTGGCAACAAGCGGTTAGCGTCTAGCCCTAGGCATTTGTAATCAGTAGGTCCGCGGTTCGAGTCCGTGTGGGGGCACCATAATTTGTAATAAAAATGATAATAATCAGCACCTTACCGGTTGATGGTTGTTTTCAGCCCCACTAAACGCCCCACTTTGAGTTTCTGATACCTCTGCCTTCCGCAGTGGTCTGAGATGTGCCGTCTGTTGATTGCTTCATACAGAATCACAGTCCCATGAATGAGAAAGCCCCGCGCTGGGCGGGGCGTATCTTGGGGTATCGGGGAAGGTCTCGCGCGCAGTCGGTTCAGCCCAGAACTTGCTCGGCGTGTTCTAGGACTGCGCTGTTGTAGTCTGGAACGGCCCAGTCGAAGTACGCCGCTATTTTCACGCGGATCGCTTGTCCCTTGGCGGTGGTGCATCCGGTGGCGAAAATTGCACTCTCCACCTTGTCGCGCTCGGCCAGTATTGGGTCGGACAAGTCTTCAAACTCACCATGGGAAACGTCGCTGCTGAACAGGCGGCTTTCAAGGGTTTTGTATTTCTCGGTGATGCTCTGCCATGTTCCATACAGTTCGCAGATATCGACCTCTGCCTTGCTCGCGTCTGCCATCTTTTTGAGGCCTGCCGTGATGCTGGCGAACATGTTGCTGTCCAGCCCATCGAACATCCCGCCTTTCAAATCTTCACCGACAAGGTTGTTTTCAAGCGCAAATTCAATCTGAGCGGCCATCCCGGCGGGCGTCGTGGCCGGTGTCGCCATCAAACGGCGCTCGATGGCGTCTTGTTCTTCGGTGAGCTGCTTTTCTTCGG includes:
- a CDS encoding terminase large subunit domain-containing protein; the protein is MIHDQHLLSFLQGLTVSLDPVERFRLAIGEPDPWQRTLLSTDPRLNEADRMVLALCGRQSGKSTSAGGLGYDDFSVGKTVILTAPSLRQSTELFRRILEFKNTDPFCPPIVRQTQTELEAHPSHGGRIIVVPATDQARGMTADTIIADEACFLDDDALTAFFPMRKETGRIFLLSTPNLRTGYFYETWTGDKQVRRIMARSIDIPRRAAQVAFDRATMSDTTFRREHLCEFVGSGTPLLSWDTLENSSNPNVNALELS
- a CDS encoding O-methyltransferase — encoded protein: MSSFRKVNYSLRPAKHAQRRMVSELLGCLYPFKAVRDYQYIGFGSLWFEDFRLFHKLLGFKKMVSIERSEAKDRFLHNKPFKAINLLFGDSGAKLPEIDWAKESIVWLDFDSPLSLETLRDVQLISASCKSGSCLAITLKVDEAAEILEAAKAQEEIEHAIAQFTSRFKDYYGGKVFSDDLRGNPFRQVCEEIVDAAVEQKIALRNTEKEGDDVFEFRRICRFSYSDATPMLTVLYVFYTRGDQGKFDECSFDTVDFLPNMDHEVKIQMPVMTLKEIREIEEQLPTDNIDALDAGYVPTSDVKKFVSIYRYLPNFSVLET
- a CDS encoding ATP-binding protein is translated as MNENVDQISAFPTKSFFVDMLVRDIPLEQAVLDLVDNCIDGAKRLRGEDSNDLSGLRVEIQFSKEKFSIKDNCGGFDRQTAQMYAFRFGRPKGFNSTKHSIGQFGVGMKRALFKFGHEFLVQSRTPEESWAVRVDVPEWEAEENDWVFPWSEYEGGHEISDSPGTYIEVTKLRKGTATSFGTKVFENKIISSIKSKHRQFISFGMEIFVNGNRVDAADLRFFSTATLKPVVENFVFDEDGLEPVRIRIVVGISDSIPKSAGWYVVCNGRVILDADRREETGWGVIEDNADRPSLPSFHNQYSRFRGIVYFDSDDSSRVPWNTMKTDIDEDSLVWQRAYERMIVLARHVLDFINKLDSEIEDYGRDKSPLMRLIRNAPKSSVDVLKTDQAFKAPDKSSVEQAPPTIKIQYSRPIEEIEFLKSALGVDSARAVGERTFEIVLERNRG
- a CDS encoding DNA cytosine methyltransferase; amino-acid sequence: MARPIGVDLFSGAGGMSLGFEQAGFDVVAAVELDPVHAAVHKFNFPQCAVIPRSVTDVTAADVREAAGIGDRKVDVVFGGAPCQGFSLIGQRALDDPRNSLVKDFVRLVRDLDATYFVFENVKGLTVGKHRKFLFELIEEFEALGYDVQKDWRVLNAADYGVPQDRQRLILMGAKKDATVPVYPTVVSKRPTCEDALGDLPDAEGFEELRSSDCVETAAFGEPSKYAEPLRGVGNDAWGYGHPRIWDNGILTSSARTEHTDISRRRFRETDQGRVEPISRFFKLPADGVSNTLRAGTDSARGAFTSPRPIHYAYARCITVREMARLHGFPDWFRFNATKWHGARQIGNAVPPPLARAVATSVIKALGVRRTRPTEALELGDECLLTMGNTEAAAHFNVTNPIGRRDKKSGAKKRKQAEIEELNAVHRGTEFVDGVTCNS